The genomic interval aattagatattatttgttCCGAAATTATTACATCGCCGTCATGAAAGTTAATAGGTACTCGGGCTAATTTGGAACTATTAGCGGCTATTATATCCTCATATAAATTGCGATTCCGCGAATCGTACATGTTCAAAGGGTTAGACGAATGACGTCTAACgagaactttattttttaaatctatatttgaCTCTAACTTTTCTAGCAAGTCCAAACCAATTAAACCgtcaaaataattatggaatttataaatgaaaagagTGATGTCACAAGTTTCGTTGAACTCTGGGAAGCAGGGTAAGGTTATGGAGTAGTCATTACGGGTTGTTGCGTGGATGTTAGTTACTTCAAAGGGGTCATAGTTACAGTGAATATGAGGGTAAAATCTGTCTACTATTTCGGGGCTAATAAACGACTGATTCGCGCCGGTAtctactaataatttaataggtGGATTACTAATCTGAATATAAGGAAGTTTTCTCTGAGTTTGTAAGTTAATCTCTATTTTGGCTTGTCTGACTTCGGGGCTAACTGAAAATCCTGATCTACAGCGGATGTACCTTCGGGCGCGTCCTGATGTTCCTCTACGTACGCGGGGACAATATCAGTGTAATAAGCTGAAGGCTCATATACAGGCTCGTAGATGCAAGGTTCGGGGTACGACTGATCGTAATAACTGTCATAGGCATAGTCGGGGTATTCATAATAGTCATAGCAATCTACTTCGTTCACATTCATCTCTCTAGAATTGAAGTAATTAGACGGGGGCGGATTTCCGTGTTTCGTCCAGTCATGTTCTGTCAGGGGCCTAGGCATAGGTTTAGGAACAAAATGGCTTACACCACTCATAGGCTTAGAGCCGTTATTAAGGGGCGTGTAACCTGGCTTTTGTTGAGGCACTCGGAACACGTTACTCTGTGGCCTATAGTTAGGCGGGGGTGCGCTGAACATTTGTTGGGTTCGCGAGGGACCGCGGTTAAAAGGCACTTGGGGTCTCCAAGCTTGCATTGGCCTTGGCGGTTGTGGCTGATAAAAAGGTTTCGATTGACCGGGCTGATTTAATAGATTTGGAAAAGTAAAAGGTCGCTGCGCAggcaaattaaataacttacctTGAATATTATTAGGGTTAAAGGAAGACGTGGACTGCACAGCTCTGCGCTCCGGTAACTGGTCGTTACGCTGCTGTAGGTACAAGGTGTTAACTTCCTCATGAACAAACTCAAGAGCCTTTTCAATTGTCTCGGGTCGCATACACCTAATACGTGAGCCTAATGGTTCTTTAAGACCCCGAACATATGCTTGTAGTGTTAACTTTTTGTATAGAGCGCGTTTTGCCTCGATAGTGGTAGGTATAGACTCGTGTAAAGTCACATACGTCATTATCGTACTGAATAAACTTTGACACTTCTCATAGAACTCTTGCGGTGTTAAATGTTTCTGAGTAAGCAAAGCCAAATCGTTGTATAAAGCGGTCTCATCTCGTTGGTCCgagaaattattgattaaagCATTTCTTATACCCTGCCAGGTTTCAGGGATGCCGTTTGAATTAATTGTGCGAGCAGCATGTccggtaattttatttaaaatgccgTTTAATAAGGCTAAGTTGCTAAGCTCAAAACCTGGCTCCGCCCGAACAAATTGCGTAACCAGTTGGTCGCATAAATGAACAAAACGCGTGAGCACATTCgggttcccgtcgaactcgggtaAAAGGCGTAAGGCCTTATAGACTTGATCTACCAAATCAACGctcatttttgaaaataaattacactcaaaaattaaattactagatTCTACACTATCACTATTTTCTAAAATACTCTCTAAATTCCTATTCGCATCGATTTGCGAGattctgttaatattatttgaccCAGAGGTCTGCGATTTACGTGGgtgaaaaattttgaaaaattaatagaaCCACTGAGGAAATTAACACTAGAAAAATACACtaaggaaaattaaaataaaggataaTTAAAGTATAGGAAGGAGAGCAACTCTAGTAAGATCTAGGTACACTCACCAAATCTGCATTTCTCTGTGTATCGATATTCGGATACTCCTCCTTAGCCGCACACCCGTAGGTTCGTAGAATAGCCCTTCTCGGTGATCGATTCACTGAATTTACTGGACtatcctaccgactgcgccaattacgtTGGGTGCAACCGGAGGATCCAAagaaaatgcaaattaaattttaaattaatatattgactatgactaaatttaattaatgccaATTGGTCGATGTTTGTACCAAGAGAGTGGCGCTTCCACATTTTAGGCTTCGAAGGAAATTTTCGATTGACGTCAATGATTGTCGTCAATGCTGCTTGTAGTTGCTGCGCTTGTAAAACGTGGAGTCTATGTAGGTCGTAGGTGCCGTGTGCATTAGGCAAGCATGCTGATGCAGCGATCTACTGGCCATGTGTAACACGaatgtagtaaatatttattatgataaaattatgtgCATGATATGCacaacatatattatgtacataagtatatatttttaaatgcttacgaaaacaaaacaaaataatgtactatgtaattttattttatttagaaattatttgcACTCAAAAAAATCCGTCAATTTCGTTTGGGTATctgtttttgtattttgaatGTTTTTCTCTAACTCAtaaattttgtcaaatattgCTTGATCAACAACCGCCGCGTATTCAAAGTATTAATGCACCGTCTCCAACGCTTGCAAAGCTAGCTTCATTGGAATGATCTTTATTTCTGTTTCCGGAATCTGTGTCTCGTCTTCACTGTCATTTCCAGCAATACAGGTGTTCACACAATTCTTAACGATATCGTCGTCAGTTAGTTCTCCAGTGGTAGTTACGTCGTCGTCAATTTGAACGAAATCATCGAAGCTCGGCATTAACATATTGGATCCGTGAGACACAAGCTTAGTCCATTCCTCGTTGCTAGGTCCAATTTCAGCATCATTTTCCTCCTGCAAGCCTTGTTCATCTGTACTTTTCCAAAACCCAGCTTTCTTGAAGTAGTTTTTGACAGTAACGTCGCTGACTAAGTACCATGCTTTTCTAGCAAATTTCATAGCTAGAAGTACGTTAATGTCAGGGCTACTGTTTTCTTCCAGACTCGTAAGAATGTGTTTAACGACTTCTCTGCGATAAAAGCGTTTAAAAGTGTGAATGATGCCTTGATCTAATGATTGAAGTTTACTAGTGGTGTTAGCAGGTAAAAACATTACTTTTACGTTTGCAAGTGTTGGTAAGTCCGTATGGGCAGCACAGTTGTCAATGAATAGCAGAATTTTTTTTCGGTTTATCTTCATTTGTTTGTCAACTTTTTTCAACCAATCTTTGAATAATATCTTGGTCATCCAAGTCTTTGTATTATTGGCATAATCAACGGGTAGAGTCTTGACACCTTTAAAACATCTAGGTCGCTTTGATTTCCCGATAATGAGAAGTGGGAGTTTGTCCGTACCACTCATGTTTACACACTGGAGAAGTGTAAGGCGTTCCTTGCTTTGTTTTCCTCCATGGCATTTTTCGCCTTTAAACGTAAATGTTTTATCCGGAAGGCACTTAAAAAACAAAGCAGTTTCATCCGCGTTGTAAATATCGTCTGGTTCATACCCTTCTAAAAGATTTGGCAGATCTTCAGTCCACTGGTTGCAAACACCTTGGTCCACAGATTTACTTTCTCCAGCTGCTTTTTTGAAAGCTATGTCATGACGCCTTTTAAAACCCTCTAACCAGCCGTTGCTAGCAGATAAGTTCTGGGTTCCCAGTTTTGTAGCAAACTCTTTTGATTTTTCTTTCAACAAAGGTCCATCTATGGGGATATTCTTATCGAGAGTTTGTTTTATCCATTCCAAAAGGCACTTTTCGATATTGGGAAATTCATAAACTCTAGTCCTTTTAATATTTCCATGTCCATCAGAGCACTCAGACTTAATAGAGtcttttgatttaataattttataataggtGGATTCTGGTAAATTAAACTCCCTCTGAATTTCATTTCGCGATTTTTCGGATTCAAACGCATTCACTATTTTAAGTTTATCACTTAATTACAGTACTTTAATTTTCCGTTTTGACATGATAAAGAACAGAACTTTACTTCGCAATTGAAAACTATAAACTGAGTAAGTCTGACAAACAGGACGGTACACAGGCACGCACACGTGTCCATTTGAAAAGAAAGcgataaaacaacaaaaataaagttatttagttCCACGAAATAGAATAGGAACAATATTGACGAGAATACAAAAAACAATGGTAGGAAGTTCCACGAAAGTTAAGAATGAGTCATAAAATAACACATGttcaatttgtaaataaagcTCGACTGTCGCTTATAGAGGTATAGATAAGTAGCAGTATCACTTACGGAGGTCTAAGAGGGAAAAACGACTCTCTCTTACAGAAGTTTCTGTTTCTCGCTAATAGAGGTTTTGGGAGCTTAAAATGACGGGTCCTAGCAATTTCTCTCACTTATAGAGTTTTCTCACTTATCCAGTTTTCACTTATCCAGGTTTGACTGTAATGTCAAACTCATAGTATTGAATTCAAATACTTCGTAAACGGATGATCCATTTGATAACTGTAGGTCCGACAGAGGTTCAGCATTCGAACTTTCCGAAAGCTCTCAGTATTTCAGAAAACTCCCAAATAATCAGACTATCTTGCGTTGTTGGCTGGTGTATTCACCTGCGAAATATCGAGTTTTCTTTTTTTGCTGTCGACTTTTCCACAGTCAATCGACATCGAATTTAACATCCGAAGGATTTGATAACTGGGAACATTTGTCTGAAATACTAAAAAATGCAGGAAAATAGCGTGCTGCACAAATAGTACTATCATCAGTGGTTTGAGAGAGAAATCAGgttgaaaagagtaaccacAATTGATTGTGAAGAACAAAAATTGATTAGTCGTGAAGCTTTGCGATGGAATAATGTTTTGACTCGTTTGATGAACATTGTTCTTTATCTAGCCGAAAATAACATGGCCTTCAGAGGTAGCTCAGACACACTGTACACCCAAACAATGGCAAGTCCTTGGGATTGGTGCAACTGTTGGGTAAATTCGATCTGGTTATGAGCATTTGAAGCTTTCAACAACAGGCAACATTTCTGATCACTATTGTGGTAAAGATATCCAGAACGAGTTGATTGATCTGATGGGCGAAAAAGTTACGTTTGAGATTATTTCATCGATCAAAAACgctaaattttattcaattatagcGGACCGTACTCCCGACATAAGTCACGTCGAACAATTGTCCCTGACAATTCGATTTGCAGATGTGACAGATGCCAATGTCGCTATCAAAGAGCATTTTATAGAGTGCATCCCGGCAAATGATTCAACAGGTGCAGGGCTTACCGAAGtcattttaagtattttcaaCAAACACGGGCTTGAAATAGCGAATTGTAGAGGTCAGGGGTACGACAATAGAGCGAACATAAAGGGAAAAAATCTTAGGGTGCAACATATAATTTTGGATTTAAATCTCTTAGCTTTTTATGTGCCACGTGGCTGCCTCAGTTACAATCTTGTACTGTGTGACGCTGCTAAATCGTCAGTCAAGTCTGTTAGGTTGTTCGGGATTCTGCAAAGATTATTTACACTGTTTTCTGCTTCAGTGTATCGGTGGAAACTACTTAGCGATCACGTAGAGCTCTACAGTTTGAAAAAGCTAAGCGATACGATTGGGAAGCCAAAATAAATAGCATAAAATCTGTTCGCTATCAAATTTGCGAAATTCATGATGCATTAGTGACATTGGCTAATTTGACAGAAAAAACTGATCACACCACCTCACATGAAGCAAGCACATTAGCGGAGCAACTTAAAGATTTCAGTTTCATTGTATCTTTGGTGGTTTGGTACAAAATTctgtttcaaataaaagttGTTAACAAATCACTGCAGTCCAAAGATATCGATCTCGGTAAATCTGCAGAAATTCTCGGtaatttcttttgtaatttcTTCGAAGAATACCGAAAAACCGGACTCAAAAAAAGCTTTATGCACTGCAAGTGATCTCGCAAAAGCACTTCAAACGAAACCAGAGTTTACACCTGTGAAACGTTTATTACGTATAAGGCGTCAGGATGATGAAATGGCTACGGATGAACCCATTGAATCTCCAGAGAAAAAAATCGAAGTCGAATTTTTCAACAAGTTGCTTTAATGTCATTATAAGAAAGATTTCAACAATTGAAAGACTATTCGCAAACGTGGTCATTTTTAcacgacattaaaaaaatccggAAAAAAATCATCTCGCAGTATCGTATGTGCCAATGTTCAACAAAGGCTCACTGTTGGTTCTAATTCCGTTATCGACGGGGACGCAATTTGTGACGAGCTCATAAGTTTGCAACCTTTTCTCCCAGATGAGAATATTTCGTGTACATAAATGTTctcgattttttttagtttaattcgTGTATTTGCTGAAAAAAAAGGCaggaaaagtaaaatattactaaagataagcaaaaaaaaaaggaCGAAAGATATTCCAAAATTAACAAAGTATTCAAAGAAAATGAAGAGTggttaaaatatgaaatgagaattaaaattcaaaaacaaattttgGATACCTAAAAGAAAATCACcagaaaagaaaatacaaataaaaataaacaataaaaaatatttaaaagaaatgaaataaaaaaaaaataggagcTACATAACTTTCTTCGTCCACGTCGTTAGCTCTGGGTCACGCTGAAAGAAAGATAGAATTCTTAATACACGTTCACATTGGTTCAcggttcaaaaaaaaaaaattaacacccGATTTTGATTTCCTTAAGTGGGCCGAGTGGGCGCCAAAATATTCATGCCCAGGGTGTCAGTCCCTCTAACGCTGGCACTGCTTGTGGTTTAAATGGAcccaatttaaaaactatttttcgtTCGTAGTGAGTTGGACTGCCACCAAAATTTCCTCTATCTGATGAAACTATATTACACTCTTCAGATATCTCAGAATCGTCGATTTGGGTATCTTCTATTTCCGGATGGACATCTGATGAAGAATGTGCTTGAGTTTCTTCTATTTCCGGTTTGTCATCTGATGAAGAATGTGCTTCAGAAGAATCtgcaaatataattgttaaaaaataaaagcggatgttttgataaatttcaaaaatatctgttaaataaattactatacgTAAGGTTACGGTTAGAACGTTCAGACGTGTGCATGCTGGGATAATCTCTTTTcctttttttcattgtttttcacGAATCGCTACTAATACTACTAAATCCCGTCAATAAACCCTGCTTTCCGTTTGTGGTTTATCATCGAATGACGAATCGTATGTAAATCGATTATTGTGGGATTCCCCCGTTGAAGTAAATGAATTAAATGGGGAAATCCCGCGGCCCGCGGGACATACTTACAGGCACTTACTACTCAAACTGAAGTGTTGTCTGTTAGTTCAAATGAGCGAGCCCGAGaggcacaaataaaacattctatttatgaaactatttattaaaaaatctgaagtaaagaaattacatttatccTAACAACTAATTGACCTAGCGTCAACTGCTCGAAGTGTGAGCTCAAAGTAAAGACTCCTTCGTAATTGTTACCGATGGTTAGCGGCGATTTTTCGGTGGTCTCGATGTTGCAACTCGTACGATTCCCACAATATGTATTACGAAGAATTATTGAATTCACGGCAATCGCTTTTGTGGTCTTTGTGTTGTATACCCCAGATTTCTCAAGTAAGGTGTTACGAGAATTCTTGAATGTGGAATGGCGATGGGAAATATATTAGGGTATAGTCACTAATGCTCACTTTAACGGAAACGCTATGTTTATAtggaaataattatgtttttatcaaataatacaatcacagcttttttatataaattatctatctatcttagAAAATTATCCTAAGCcataaaatttccaaaaatcaacatacttttaattattatttttttttttatattgtccgTAAGAACTGATGGATGTCataacaaaaatagaaaattactaTAAGTTGACAGTCAAAtgccaaaataataatagttgacATTATTTAAGGGGACCCGGTGGTCTAGCGCACGAAAATGACACCTATTTTTACGATTGTTTttggtattaaaaattaaaaaaacgatgTTTTAACTTTTCGAGCttattattacgtttattaatcatacaattttttttttttttttcattttaaaaacaatatttattattataaaaatgccgCTAAAGATGACCCTCTCGAAAAATCGGATCCGGACCGCGTAGGTGATTTCGAGACTTCTACTCATCTGGAACAAAAAATCCAAAGACATTCTAAATCAGAAAGAGTGCAGTTATGGTCGGAACTAGAACAAAtcgaaaaaatttaaaattgacaaaatGGCGGgcgttgaaaaaaaaagttcgtAAAATCGGGTTTTTTTCACTAGTTTTTTAGTGTAAACAataggaaattattaaaataaaattataattctagTTCCGACGATAGCCATACATGTTGTGAACAACATATCCAAATTTCAAGTCATTCGGttgaatagtttttttatttttatgaaaataaaaaagtcgttTCGAGATAAATGAGTTTAAAGTTTGAGGTAcagatattttcaaaaattgagCAAATTTTGAATACTTACAGTTAATCCGCGATTCCGGCACCATAGAGGATCCCTTCGGAACGTTTGTATTCCTCGATTTCGTCACTCCTTTCATTCTTTCGAACTGTTCGAGCTTCTTTGGAGTTGTCGGTGCTCCTACGATTGGCGCTCCATACTCGCCGCTCGTCTCGGTTTCGTGCGAGTTGCTCCGCTTGTGGCCCGATTGTTATGCCCATGGTctccattatttttaatagcgaTGCAAAGCCCTCGTTGAATATATACGCggaattaaatgttttattaatattttatttaatgtttagatGAATGACTTGaagaattttgttattaattgataTCAAAATAAGGTATGTAACGCCATCTTGTTAGAAATGTGTAAAGTACTTATTATTCACTCACTCATTTATTCATTGTTTCAAGACCTGTCTGTGATTAAATAAAAGTCAGTCGTATGTAAAACTTCAACTCGTGTTTTATTAGAGGTTATGGGCTAAAGAAATTCACGACTCTTAACAAGTAAAATAGTTGTTGTTCGTGTTAATTAGTGCTAAATAAAGACTAAAAATGAGTTCgcaatatattacaaatgtgcCGAAGCTGAAAGGACGCGAAAATTTCGACGATTGGGCTTTCGCGGTCGAGAATTTACTGGTTCTGGAGGGTGCAGATATTTACTTGAAGCAAGAAGGCACCGAAGCAGTATCGACATCAGCAGACGCAAAAGCACGAGCCAAATTCATTTTGACTATAGATTCATCTTTATTTGTGCACATTAAGGAAACAAAGACCACGAAAGAATTGTGGACCAAGCTGCGGTCATTATTCGACGATTCAGGATTTTCAAGGAGAATTACTTTGTTGCGTCATCTAATATCTATAAGATTAGAAAACTGTGAAAACATGACGAGTTATGTGACACAAATAACCGAAACATCTCAACGTTTAAGTGGAACGGGGTTTAAGATCAATGATGAATGGGTAGGTTCATTATTATTGGCTGGATTACCCGAAAGATACATGCCAATGATAATGGCCATAGAACATTCCGGAATTCCAATCACTGCAGattcaatcaaaacaaaattgatCGATATGGAATCGACTGATTTGGGAGAAATGGAACGTCATTCAGCACTTACAGCATAAGCTGGCAAAAAAAGAAACCCCGCAATGGCAACACTAACAATCAAACGTCAAAGTCGAGTAACACGAATCAATCaacaacaaagaaaataattaccTGTTATGAATGCAAGGAATCAGGACATTATAGAAGTCAGTGTCCACTTTTGAACGAGAAAAAGAATAACAAGAAGCAAAGCAACGCTTTTAATGTTGTATTTCTCAGCGGCGAGTTCAGTAAAAGTGATTTCTATATCGATTCAGGCGCAAGCACACATATGACAGCGAACGAAAGTTGGTTAAAAAACCCAGATTATTCATCAAGTTTACCAGAAAtaatcattgaaaataaaacagaagTTCCCGTTTTGTGTTCTGGCGAAATAGACATAACAACaagttacaattataatataacaataaagaatGCATTATGTATTCCGAGTCTGACCACTAATCTATTATCAGTGAGTGAACTTATAAAGAATGGTAACAGTGTTGTTTTCGAACCAGAATGATGCATAATAAGGAACAAAGATGGTGATTTAGTTGCAGATGCGAATTTTGTTGATGGTGTTTACAAAGTTAACCTAGAAACTAAGAAATGTTTATTGACATCCAGTACAGCAAATGGGGAGATATGGCACAAAAGACATATTAATAGCTGTGACATGAATAAGatgaagcgtggtggaatggtTGATGGAATGGAGTATCCAGACACATTCACAACAAGCAAATCAAGTTGCAAGGTAtgttgtgaaggaaaacaatcAAGATTACCATTTTCTGCAGGCTCACGATCATCAGATGTACTTGAAATAATTCATTCGGATATATGTGGCCCCATGGAAAGTAAGTCAATAGGTGGAGCAAGATACTTTCTGTTATTCATTGATGACTATAGCAGAATGACTCACATTTACTTTCTGAAGAACAAAAGTGAAGTTTTAAAACACTTCAAAGAATATAAGGCAGTGGTGGAGaattcacaaaacaaaaatatcaaaatactaaGAACCGATAATGGCTGTGAATACTGCAgcaatgaatttgaaaattatttaaaacaagaagGTGTAATCCATCAGAAAACAAACCCATATACACCGGAACAGAATGGTCTCAGTGAACGGTCAAACCGTACTATCGTGGAGAGAGCGAGGTGCATGCTTTTCGAAGCTGGTCTAGATAAAAAGTTCTGGGCAGAAGCTGCAAACACTGctgtctatttaaaaaacagatCAGTAGCTTCGGGCATTGAAAAGACTCCATATGAAGTTTGGACCGGGAAAAAGCCAAATTTACAACACATTCGTATATTTGGGAGTACAGTGATGGCGCATGTACCCAAAGAAAAAAGGAATAAATGGGACAGAAAATCGAAAGAGCATACACTAGTTGGTTACTCTGAGAATGTAAAGGGTTACAGGATCTATGATCCAGAGAAGAACACAGTTACAACCAGTAGAGATGTTGTGATTCAAGAAAAGGCGAAGCCAGAAGATACTGTACCTATCTACGTAGAAAACACAGATTCAGTGGGGGAATCGGTATTGGAATCTGTGAAGTTAGAGTGTGATCAATCTAGTTCAAGTGAGTCAGAATATATGGATATAGAGACATCTAAGACAGAAGACTTGAAGACTGAATATGTATCACATGATCCAGAGACCTCCGATACAAATCAAAGAAAGAAATGAAATGCCTAATTCACAATCTAACACAAGAGAGAAGAGGAAAAGAAAGATTCCTGAAAGATATGGCTATGCAAATGCTTGTACCATGTCCATAGGAGAAGATGAGTTGACTTTTTCAGAGGCTATCAGTGGTCCTGAGAAACAACAGTGGTTGCAGGCGATAACCGAGGAACTGCAGTCATTTGTAGACAACCAAGTGTGGGAGGTTGTCGATGCTCCAAATAATGGAAGTGTAGTGCAGTGCAAGTGGGTCTTAAAAAAGAAATTCGATAGTGACAATAAAGTAAGATATCGTGCCAGACTTGTAGCTAAAGGCTTCACACAGAAGGCAGGTGTAGACTACAAGGAGACATTCTCACCAGTAATTAGACATTCCACTTTAAGGCTTTTATTAGCATTAAGTGTACAATTAAATATGGATATTACACACTTAGACGTTACCACAGCGTTCCTTAATGGTTTTCtgaacgaaaatatatttatgtgtttaccTGAAGGGTTCCCAATTGAAAAGGGTTCAAAT from Vanessa cardui chromosome W, ilVanCard2.1, whole genome shotgun sequence carries:
- the LOC124542515 gene encoding uncharacterized mitochondrial protein AtMg00820-like yields the protein MPNSQSNTREKRKRKIPERYGYANACTMSIGEDELTFSEAISGPEKQQWLQAITEELQSFVDNQVWEVVDAPNNGSVVQCKWVLKKKFDSDNKVRYRARLVAKGFTQKAGVDYKETFSPVR
- the LOC124542514 gene encoding tigger transposable element-derived protein 6-like, whose protein sequence is METMGITIGPQAEQLARNRDERRVWSANRRSTDNSKEARTVRKNERSDEIEEYKRSEGILYDSSEAHSSSDDKPEIEETQAHSSSDVHPEIEDTQIDDSEISEEYGPLLKEKSKEFATKLGTQNLSASNGWLEGFKRRHDIAFKKAAGESKSVDQGVCNQWTEDLPNLLEGYEPDDIYNADETALFFKCLPDKTFTFKGEKCHGGKQSKERLTLLQCVNMSGTDKLPLLIIGKSKRPRCFKGVKTLPVDYANNTKTWMTKILFKDWLKKVDKQMKINRKKILLFIDNCAAHTDLPTLANVKVMFLPANTTSKLQSLDQGIIHTFKRFYRREVVKHILTSLEENSSPDINVLLAMKFARKAWYLVSDVTVKNYFKKAGFWKSTDEQGLQEENDAEIGPSNEEWTKLVSHGSNMLMPSFDDFVQIDDDVTTTGELTDDDIVKNCVNTCIAGNDSEDETQIPETEIKIIPMKLALQALETVH